The following are encoded together in the Proteiniphilum saccharofermentans genome:
- a CDS encoding HU family DNA-binding protein translates to MKYKLIQKPNPLEPKVQRKWYASPVKVGTVNNYQLSKDIAARSPLTRSVVMNVIEKMGDEIPRYLTKGYSVNLSDLGTLRLSLSSEGVDTPEKFSKENIENVRIIFTPSPELKRTLLNVQYERTE, encoded by the coding sequence ATGAAGTACAAACTAATTCAAAAGCCCAATCCGCTTGAACCGAAAGTACAACGCAAGTGGTACGCCAGCCCTGTAAAAGTGGGTACGGTAAACAACTACCAGTTGAGCAAGGATATCGCCGCCAGGTCGCCCCTTACGCGAAGCGTGGTAATGAATGTGATAGAGAAGATGGGGGATGAAATTCCTCGTTATTTAACGAAAGGGTACAGTGTGAATCTGAGCGATCTCGGCACATTACGGCTTTCGCTCTCCAGTGAAGGTGTAGATACTCCTGAAAAATTCTCAAAAGAAAACATTGAGAACGTACGTATAATATTTACGCCCTCTCCCGAGTTAAAACGTACCCTGTTGAACGTGCAATACGAAAGGACGGAATAA
- a CDS encoding hybrid sensor histidine kinase/response regulator transcription factor, translating into MDLFFFHLSGILPDNSLLFQVPAAAITLPTLSIFPFETYSERTGLYIGALLLLVITMILLRFFERIKSNRMLQQTEQRHNDIFKKITHEFRAPLTIILGLSKQLQEQKDFSNNNSLTYLNAIERQGRYLSEMVNQLLDVANLYAAEKTEEWKTGNIVAFVEMVSETFRLYAGQKEIDLYFFSDEKEIQTDFVPDYLNKILHNLLSNAVKYSDEGSRIYLILERNKKDRKKVIIKVVDHGKGISKEMLPHIFKLHYTRPNVGTETPAGEGIGLAIAKQLTEISGGTIRVESEEGKGTTFTVEMPVRRNEKQLFPHWKPEKDTPATMAIVKPPVKTEHKELITPEANENDPRPTILLVEDNKDTALYIRSMFHQEQYNIIYASNGEKAWNILNKQLPDIVITDAVMPKKSGIELCKEMKASPLLNHIPVIIISAKNRESDLIEGLKSGADSYIRKPFHLEELQVRVENLLENRQLLREKYRRTVLKEEKAASCDNINSDFLIHVTDIIHREMKNPDFTSVKLAQELAISVSQLNRKLNAATGYSSSVYILQVKLNHARKLLSTQNKTIGEVATECGIYDVNYFSRVFKRHIGVTPSQFKRLPQN; encoded by the coding sequence ATGGATCTATTTTTCTTTCATTTATCCGGTATATTGCCGGATAACTCTTTATTATTCCAGGTTCCGGCTGCGGCCATTACCCTGCCCACATTAAGCATATTTCCTTTTGAGACTTATTCAGAAAGAACAGGCTTATATATCGGGGCGCTCCTACTGTTGGTCATCACAATGATATTGCTACGTTTTTTTGAACGGATAAAGAGTAACCGCATGCTGCAACAAACAGAGCAGCGGCACAACGATATTTTCAAGAAGATCACCCATGAGTTCCGTGCTCCGCTCACCATTATCCTCGGATTAAGCAAACAGCTCCAGGAGCAGAAAGATTTCTCCAACAACAACTCGCTCACCTATCTTAATGCAATTGAGCGACAAGGGAGGTATCTCTCCGAGATGGTCAACCAGTTGCTCGATGTGGCCAATCTGTATGCGGCCGAAAAGACAGAAGAATGGAAAACCGGCAATATCGTCGCTTTTGTTGAGATGGTATCGGAAACCTTCCGTCTCTATGCCGGACAGAAGGAGATCGACCTGTACTTCTTCAGCGATGAAAAGGAGATCCAGACTGATTTTGTACCCGATTATCTCAATAAGATACTGCACAACCTTCTCTCTAACGCCGTCAAGTACAGCGACGAGGGTAGCCGTATCTATCTTATTCTGGAAAGGAACAAAAAAGACCGGAAAAAGGTAATCATCAAAGTGGTCGATCATGGAAAAGGGATCAGTAAGGAGATGCTGCCCCATATCTTTAAACTGCATTACACACGCCCGAACGTGGGCACGGAAACGCCCGCCGGCGAAGGAATAGGACTCGCCATTGCCAAACAGCTGACGGAAATCTCAGGCGGAACCATCCGTGTGGAGAGTGAAGAAGGGAAAGGGACGACATTTACGGTTGAAATGCCTGTCCGGAGAAACGAAAAGCAGCTATTCCCCCACTGGAAACCCGAAAAGGATACTCCTGCGACCATGGCCATTGTGAAGCCCCCGGTAAAGACGGAACACAAGGAACTTATCACACCCGAAGCCAATGAAAATGATCCCCGTCCTACCATCTTATTGGTGGAAGACAATAAGGATACTGCACTCTATATCCGATCCATGTTCCATCAGGAGCAATACAACATAATTTATGCCTCAAACGGGGAAAAAGCATGGAATATTCTGAATAAACAACTCCCCGATATCGTGATTACCGATGCAGTCATGCCGAAAAAAAGCGGTATTGAATTATGCAAAGAGATGAAGGCGTCGCCGCTGCTCAACCATATCCCCGTTATCATTATCTCCGCAAAAAACAGGGAATCCGATCTGATCGAAGGGTTAAAAAGCGGCGCCGACAGTTATATCCGAAAGCCTTTTCATCTGGAAGAGTTACAGGTACGTGTGGAAAATTTATTGGAGAATCGTCAACTGTTAAGGGAGAAATACCGCAGGACCGTGCTGAAAGAGGAGAAAGCAGCATCGTGCGACAATATCAATTCAGACTTCCTGATCCATGTTACCGATATCATCCACCGGGAAATGAAGAATCCGGACTTCACTTCCGTGAAATTGGCGCAGGAACTGGCCATCAGTGTTTCCCAACTGAATAGGAAACTGAACGCCGCCACAGGATATTCTTCCTCGGTTTACATCCTGCAGGTGAAGCTGAACCACGCCAGGAAACTCCTTTCCACGCAAAACAAGACCATCGGAGAAGTAGCGACGGAATGCGGCATCTACGATGTGAATTATTTCTCCCGGGTATTCAAAAGGCATATCGGAGTTACCCCCTCCCAATTCAAACGTTTGCCTCAAAATTAA
- a CDS encoding PstS family phosphate ABC transporter substrate-binding protein has protein sequence MNRIKPALLLFLITGTLILSSCYQKNSRSDTPTSGIAQIAVDESFAPIIEAGINVFESLNSDATIIPVYTSEWNAYDLLMQDSIRLVIGTRLLTEQEQAILKERKQRVRSQKIAIDAIALVTHKENKDTLLTINDIRDILTGKIKSWKQINPDSPLDSLTVMFDTPYSGMVRYIQDSFCDNRPFGKNVKALSSDSSSVDITRVHSHDKVIEYVASHPDALGFVGVNWIANPVDTTNLSFIDNVNVVSVSGSAQATPGNSHKPYPYQLALELAHRESPLEFPSGGYPLIRDIYIIITDATGGLPSGFFNFIAGDRGQRIILKSGILPANRPIRLIQVTQD, from the coding sequence ATGAATCGCATAAAACCGGCACTTCTATTATTCTTAATTACCGGTACGCTTATTCTATCATCTTGCTATCAAAAGAATAGCAGATCCGATACGCCGACGTCAGGCATTGCCCAGATAGCGGTAGACGAGAGTTTTGCTCCCATTATTGAGGCAGGGATCAATGTGTTTGAGTCGCTGAACAGTGATGCTACGATCATCCCCGTTTATACTTCCGAATGGAATGCGTATGATTTGCTGATGCAAGACAGCATCCGGCTGGTCATTGGGACCCGTTTGTTAACGGAGCAGGAGCAAGCCATCCTCAAGGAACGGAAACAGCGGGTACGCAGCCAGAAAATCGCGATTGATGCTATTGCCCTGGTCACCCACAAAGAGAACAAAGACACTCTTTTGACGATCAACGATATAAGGGATATCTTGACAGGTAAGATCAAGAGCTGGAAACAGATAAATCCGGATTCCCCATTAGATTCTCTGACCGTAATGTTCGACACCCCTTATTCGGGTATGGTCCGCTACATACAGGACTCGTTTTGCGACAACCGTCCCTTCGGAAAGAATGTGAAGGCGTTGTCGTCAGACAGTTCGTCAGTCGATATAACCCGGGTACACTCACATGACAAAGTGATCGAATATGTCGCTTCGCACCCGGACGCGCTGGGATTTGTGGGTGTGAACTGGATCGCCAATCCTGTCGATACCACAAACCTCAGTTTTATCGATAACGTGAACGTCGTATCCGTGAGCGGTTCGGCGCAGGCTACTCCCGGCAACAGCCATAAGCCCTATCCTTACCAGCTGGCGCTGGAATTGGCGCACCGGGAATCCCCGCTTGAATTCCCGTCAGGCGGTTACCCGTTGATCCGCGATATATATATTATCATCACGGATGCTACCGGCGGCTTACCGTCCGGATTCTTTAACTTTATTGCCGGTGACCGGGGACAACGGATCATATTGAAATCGGGCATCCTGCCCGCAAACCGGCCAATCAGATTAATTCAGGTAACACAAGACTAA
- a CDS encoding energy transducer TonB, translating to MDKFINLNSQEWCDLVFEGRNKRYGAYRLRQTSSKRYAYAFFVVLVITAIVAMLPRLYGVVEDLTKKDLGPMEETVELSVLPIEEQVPEESIIKQEDAPPPPPMKSTIQFVPPVIAKDEEVTDNDFMKTQEELKSSTLQISIADVMGTDEQHGIDISDLRQTKVVVEEKIQDDKPLEFAEQAPSFPGGLEALSKFLSENIRYPVMAQENGIQGKVIVKFVVSKTGDISNIQIFRGVDTSLDSEAVRVVQAMPKWIPGKQKGKAVAVYFTLPVEFRLHS from the coding sequence ATGGATAAATTCATAAACTTAAACTCTCAGGAATGGTGCGACCTGGTATTCGAGGGGAGGAACAAACGGTACGGGGCGTACAGGCTGCGCCAGACTTCCTCCAAAAGGTACGCCTACGCATTTTTTGTTGTATTGGTCATTACGGCTATCGTCGCCATGCTGCCCCGACTGTACGGGGTGGTGGAGGACTTGACAAAAAAAGACCTCGGCCCCATGGAAGAAACGGTCGAGTTGTCGGTACTCCCGATTGAAGAGCAGGTTCCCGAGGAAAGCATTATCAAACAGGAAGATGCTCCCCCACCCCCTCCGATGAAGTCGACCATCCAGTTCGTACCGCCCGTGATCGCCAAAGACGAAGAAGTAACGGACAATGATTTTATGAAAACCCAGGAAGAATTGAAGTCTTCCACCCTCCAGATTTCCATCGCGGATGTCATGGGTACGGATGAGCAGCACGGGATCGATATCAGCGACTTGCGACAGACCAAAGTGGTAGTGGAGGAAAAGATCCAAGATGATAAACCGCTTGAATTTGCAGAGCAGGCGCCCTCCTTTCCGGGCGGACTGGAAGCTTTAAGTAAATTTTTGTCAGAAAATATCAGATATCCGGTCATGGCCCAGGAGAACGGTATCCAGGGCAAGGTAATCGTAAAATTCGTGGTCTCCAAGACCGGGGACATATCGAATATCCAGATCTTTCGCGGCGTTGATACTTCGCTTGACAGTGAAGCGGTCAGGGTAGTACAGGCAATGCCGAAATGGATCCCGGGGAAACAGAAAGGGAAAGCGGTTGCGGTCTATTTTACCCTTCCGGTAGAATTCAGGCTGCATAGTTAG
- a CDS encoding ExbD/TolR family protein, which produces MASIDTGGGEVKKGKPKQETLRVDFTPMVDMNMLLITFFMLVTTLSKPQVMEIAMPSDQKVEDEEAPKVKESKAVTLLLGEDDKVYYYFGKLNESAYSDYTVLKETTYSSNTSNEGLRSILLERNADAVTKIRDLKLERAEKGNRMTEEEFRERSKEIKGDVDALTVIIKPMETSNYKNLVDALDEMQICSVGKYAIVDVTEGDLFLVENYRTQGAFGDANLAPSNQ; this is translated from the coding sequence ATGGCAAGTATTGATACAGGCGGGGGAGAAGTAAAGAAAGGAAAACCCAAACAGGAGACCCTACGGGTCGATTTCACCCCCATGGTGGACATGAACATGTTGCTAATCACGTTCTTCATGCTCGTCACCACGCTTTCAAAACCGCAGGTGATGGAGATAGCGATGCCCTCCGACCAGAAAGTGGAGGACGAAGAGGCGCCAAAGGTGAAGGAATCGAAGGCGGTCACCCTTTTGTTGGGGGAAGACGACAAGGTATATTATTACTTCGGGAAGCTCAACGAGAGCGCCTACAGCGATTATACGGTCCTGAAGGAAACCACCTATTCGTCCAACACCTCCAATGAAGGGCTCAGGAGCATCCTGCTGGAAAGGAACGCGGATGCGGTGACCAAGATTCGCGACCTGAAACTCGAACGGGCGGAAAAGGGAAACAGGATGACGGAAGAGGAGTTCCGCGAACGCTCAAAGGAGATAAAAGGCGATGTGGACGCGCTCACGGTGATCATCAAGCCGATGGAGACGTCCAACTACAAGAACTTGGTGGACGCGCTGGACGAGATGCAGATATGCAGCGTCGGGAAATACGCCATCGTGGATGTGACCGAAGGGGACCTTTTCCTTGTGGAGAACTACAGGACCCAGGGGGCATTCGGCGACGCGAATTTAGCGCCCAGCAACCAATAA
- a CDS encoding ExbD/TolR family protein, protein MAKVKKHSVYIDMTAMSDVTVLLLTFFMLTSTFLPLEPVRVTAPASVMEIKVPDYNVINILVDLRGKVFVNIDRPEVRLEALEKMSAEYGVALDDRQKKAFLEQPYIGVPMNRLPAFLDLPFAEQDAAMREYGIPNDSTDNQFINWVRKAREIDSEMKITIKADQTTPYPLVEGVMKDLVKIKANRYSLVTVLRGAPEGF, encoded by the coding sequence ATGGCTAAAGTAAAGAAACATAGCGTCTATATCGACATGACCGCCATGAGCGATGTGACGGTGCTCCTGCTCACGTTCTTCATGCTTACTTCAACCTTCCTCCCCCTGGAACCGGTAAGGGTCACCGCCCCGGCTTCCGTGATGGAGATAAAGGTCCCGGATTACAACGTGATCAATATACTGGTGGACCTGCGGGGAAAGGTATTCGTGAACATCGACCGCCCCGAGGTACGCCTCGAGGCACTGGAGAAGATGTCGGCAGAATATGGCGTGGCGCTGGACGACAGGCAGAAGAAGGCTTTCCTGGAACAGCCTTATATCGGGGTCCCGATGAACCGCCTGCCGGCTTTCCTGGACCTGCCTTTCGCGGAACAGGACGCGGCCATGAGGGAGTACGGCATTCCAAACGACAGCACCGACAACCAGTTCATCAACTGGGTACGGAAGGCAAGGGAAATAGACAGTGAAATGAAGATAACGATAAAGGCCGACCAGACCACCCCCTACCCCCTCGTGGAGGGCGTGATGAAGGACCTGGTGAAGATAAAGGCCAACCGTTACAGCCTGGTGACCGTCCTCAGGGGCGCGCCGGAAGGGTTTTAA
- a CDS encoding MotA/TolQ/ExbB proton channel family protein, giving the protein METKRQSKSKGVSAGLIILGSAIIASVFFFWVCGHPSHFDDKGHPLQGDVFGILYQGGYVIPLVITLLLTVLTLSIERLFAMNRASGKDKNERFVLQAKKLIDKGDINGATELCDDQKGSIANIVREGLVRYKDVEDIPNITNADKAELIQKEIDEATTLELPYLEKNLNIIAAISTLGTLFGLFGTVLGMIRAFSAMGHEGAPDSTALAVGISEALMNTALGIGTGALAIITYTYFSGRIQQMTNAIDEIGFAIGQSFVKTHGGLIK; this is encoded by the coding sequence ATGGAGACAAAAAGACAATCAAAAAGTAAAGGAGTTTCAGCCGGTTTAATTATCCTTGGAAGTGCGATTATCGCTTCGGTTTTCTTCTTCTGGGTGTGTGGTCATCCAAGCCATTTCGACGACAAAGGCCATCCGCTGCAAGGGGACGTGTTCGGTATCCTTTACCAGGGAGGTTATGTAATTCCCCTGGTCATCACCCTGTTATTAACCGTACTGACCCTCTCCATCGAGCGTTTGTTTGCAATGAACAGGGCCAGCGGAAAGGACAAGAACGAACGGTTCGTATTACAGGCAAAGAAATTGATCGACAAGGGAGATATCAATGGGGCAACCGAACTCTGTGACGATCAGAAAGGCTCCATCGCCAATATCGTGAGGGAAGGACTGGTACGCTACAAGGACGTGGAAGACATCCCCAACATCACCAACGCCGACAAGGCCGAACTCATCCAGAAGGAGATCGACGAGGCCACCACCCTCGAGTTGCCATACCTCGAGAAGAACCTCAACATCATCGCAGCCATTTCCACGCTGGGGACGCTCTTCGGCCTGTTCGGTACCGTATTGGGGATGATCAGGGCCTTCTCGGCGATGGGACACGAGGGCGCGCCCGACTCAACTGCCCTGGCCGTCGGTATCTCGGAAGCACTGATGAACACCGCACTGGGTATCGGTACCGGCGCCCTGGCAATCATCACCTACACCTATTTCTCGGGAAGGATCCAACAAATGACCAATGCAATCGATGAAATAGGATTCGCCATAGGACAGTCGTTCGTCAAAACCCACGGGGGCTTGATTAAATAA
- a CDS encoding TlpA disulfide reductase family protein, translating into MKNLLRKWLPVLLVGAVLFSCKQGETFKVTGNIGSAEGDTLYLEHRALAGVRALDSTVLKKDGAFAFKQSAPENPEFYQLRIGKRIAAFAVDSTETLRISANASDWYNSFTVEDSPTNDQMKEVDLLTRSAARKIDELEKNHKSGLIDEMAFIEQLDSALQDYKREVSRLILGNPSGATAYYAVFQKINNYLIFDPYNRQDYAMFGAVATSWNRYYPDTERTKHLYEFTMNALKTRRLQEQQAKLLENIPVEEGAGLPDIVLSGVDGRKMALSSLTGKVVLLDFVVYGADFSPKHNMDLNNLYARYQSRGFEIYQISFDSDEHFWKTSAANLPWLTVRDSRSVNSTLLATYNVRQIPTAFLINREGDIVARIENYAQLTGELDKVL; encoded by the coding sequence ATGAAGAATTTATTGAGAAAATGGCTACCGGTCTTGTTGGTCGGTGCAGTACTTTTCTCCTGTAAACAGGGAGAGACATTTAAAGTGACAGGGAATATCGGATCTGCGGAAGGAGATACATTGTATCTGGAACATCGGGCCCTGGCGGGTGTCAGAGCGCTTGATTCCACAGTCTTGAAAAAAGACGGGGCTTTTGCTTTCAAGCAATCCGCTCCCGAAAATCCGGAATTCTATCAATTACGTATCGGGAAGCGGATTGCCGCTTTTGCCGTGGATTCCACAGAGACGCTCCGTATCAGTGCTAATGCGTCGGATTGGTATAATTCTTTTACTGTAGAGGACTCGCCTACCAATGACCAGATGAAAGAGGTAGACCTCCTTACCAGATCGGCTGCTCGTAAGATTGACGAGTTGGAGAAGAACCACAAATCCGGATTAATTGATGAAATGGCTTTTATCGAACAACTGGATAGTGCATTGCAGGACTATAAGAGAGAGGTGTCACGGTTGATCCTTGGAAATCCTTCTGGTGCGACGGCTTATTATGCGGTTTTCCAAAAAATAAATAATTACCTGATTTTTGATCCCTATAACAGGCAGGATTATGCGATGTTCGGTGCTGTAGCTACTTCATGGAACCGTTATTATCCTGATACAGAAAGAACAAAACATCTGTATGAGTTTACTATGAATGCATTGAAGACAAGGAGGCTGCAGGAACAACAGGCGAAACTGTTAGAGAACATACCGGTGGAAGAGGGGGCGGGTTTACCCGATATAGTCTTGTCAGGAGTGGACGGACGTAAAATGGCGTTGTCATCGCTTACCGGGAAGGTAGTATTACTCGACTTTGTGGTGTATGGTGCCGATTTCTCTCCGAAGCACAATATGGATCTGAATAATCTATATGCCCGTTATCAATCGAGAGGGTTTGAAATATATCAGATATCGTTCGATTCGGATGAACATTTCTGGAAAACATCGGCCGCCAACCTCCCCTGGCTTACCGTCAGAGATTCGCGATCGGTTAACTCCACATTATTAGCCACTTATAATGTGCGGCAGATACCGACGGCGTTCCTTATTAACCGTGAAGGAGACATTGTAGCCCGGATCGAGAACTATGCCCAGTTGACCGGCGAGTTGGATAAGGTGTTGTAA
- the greA gene encoding transcription elongation factor GreA, with product MAVTYMTEEGLRKLKEELIELESVQRPEISRQIAEARDKGDLSENAEYDAAKEAQGMLEAKISQLKNLIANARLIDESAIGTDEVQIMNKVTIRNLQTKKLMTYMLVSESEADLKNGKIAVSTPIAQGLMGKKVGDIAEIKVPSGTMTFEVVEISV from the coding sequence ATGGCTGTAACGTATATGACCGAAGAAGGTCTTCGGAAATTGAAAGAAGAATTGATAGAGTTGGAATCTGTGCAGAGACCTGAAATATCTCGCCAGATTGCTGAAGCAAGAGACAAGGGTGACTTGTCGGAAAATGCGGAATATGATGCGGCGAAAGAGGCGCAAGGGATGCTGGAAGCGAAGATTTCCCAGTTGAAAAACCTTATCGCAAATGCCCGCCTTATCGATGAGAGTGCTATTGGTACGGATGAAGTGCAGATTATGAACAAGGTGACGATCAGGAATCTGCAAACGAAAAAGTTGATGACCTATATGCTCGTATCGGAAAGCGAAGCTGATCTGAAGAACGGTAAAATTGCTGTCAGTACTCCTATTGCCCAGGGTTTAATGGGTAAGAAAGTAGGCGATATAGCCGAAATAAAAGTACCCTCAGGCACGATGACGTTTGAGGTCGTTGAAATATCGGTTTGA
- a CDS encoding HIT family protein — MTIFSRIIAGEIPSYKIAENDRFYAFLDIRPMSKGHTLVVPKQEIDYLFDLDDTLLGDMAVFAKKVAKAIENAVSCKRVGMMVIGLEVPHAHIHLIPIQKEGDMSLANPKLQLSAEEFEEIAEKIRKAF; from the coding sequence ATGACTATTTTCAGCAGAATTATCGCAGGTGAGATCCCCTCTTACAAGATCGCCGAAAACGACCGGTTTTATGCCTTTCTCGATATCCGTCCGATGTCGAAAGGGCATACCTTAGTTGTTCCAAAGCAGGAGATTGATTATCTCTTTGATCTGGACGATACCCTTTTGGGTGATATGGCTGTTTTTGCCAAAAAAGTGGCAAAGGCGATAGAGAATGCGGTTTCCTGTAAAAGGGTAGGGATGATGGTAATCGGCCTGGAAGTGCCTCACGCGCATATTCACCTGATTCCTATCCAAAAAGAGGGTGATATGAGCCTTGCCAATCCGAAGTTGCAACTGTCGGCAGAGGAATTCGAAGAAATTGCAGAAAAGATCCGCAAAGCATTTTGA
- the coaA gene encoding type I pantothenate kinase, translated as MNKAYEVTFSPFRSFTREEWSKLEEHPMFPVSDIDLTKLQALNEPLTLKEVEDIYIPLIRLLQIHLTHYRNLHNERDQFFSNKSKPIPYIIGIAGSVAVGKSTTARVLQKLLSMTPEQPKVELITTDGFLYSNDELQKRGLLNKKGFPESYDAKQLLAFLASVKSGRDIFEIPVYSHLYYDVIKGQMQIIERPDILIVEGINVLQVSPGKKIRKRVFVSDFFDFSIYVDASEKDLREWYIERFKKLQQTAFQDPDSYFHQYASYSEKKLLKFANEVWDEINLPNLLQNILPTRFRADLILEKGECHFVRGVRIRKI; from the coding sequence ATGAACAAAGCCTACGAGGTGACCTTTTCCCCTTTTCGTTCCTTCACCCGTGAGGAGTGGAGTAAGTTAGAGGAACACCCTATGTTTCCTGTTTCCGATATTGATCTCACTAAACTGCAGGCGCTCAATGAGCCACTTACCCTCAAAGAAGTCGAAGATATCTATATTCCTTTGATCCGGCTACTCCAGATCCATCTCACCCACTATCGCAATCTGCACAATGAACGGGATCAGTTTTTCTCCAATAAAAGTAAACCTATCCCCTATATTATCGGTATTGCCGGAAGTGTGGCAGTCGGGAAAAGCACCACTGCCCGGGTATTACAGAAACTGCTCTCGATGACGCCTGAGCAGCCAAAAGTAGAATTGATTACTACCGACGGATTCCTGTATTCCAATGATGAATTGCAGAAACGGGGGCTGCTGAACAAAAAAGGATTCCCTGAGAGTTATGATGCCAAACAATTGTTGGCATTCCTTGCAAGTGTAAAATCGGGACGTGACATATTTGAGATACCTGTCTATTCGCATCTCTATTATGATGTGATCAAGGGACAGATGCAAATCATTGAACGGCCTGATATCCTTATCGTGGAAGGGATCAACGTGCTGCAAGTCTCACCCGGCAAAAAAATACGGAAGAGAGTCTTTGTCTCCGATTTCTTCGATTTCTCTATTTATGTGGATGCGAGCGAGAAAGATTTGCGGGAATGGTATATCGAACGATTTAAAAAACTACAACAGACTGCCTTTCAGGATCCGGATTCCTATTTTCATCAATATGCTTCTTATTCGGAAAAAAAATTGCTGAAATTTGCCAACGAGGTATGGGATGAGATCAACTTACCCAATCTGCTGCAAAATATTCTTCCAACCCGTTTCCGGGCCGACCTCATTCTTGAGAAGGGAGAATGTCATTTTGTCAGAGGTGTCCGTATCAGGAAAATATAA